In Bacteroidota bacterium, the sequence TGCGCCCGCCGCGCGCCGTGGCCGAACTGGCGGACGGCGTCTGCGATCTCGTCCGTCGTCATCGCCTTCGGGGTGGGGAAGTCCTCCATGCTGAAGTCCGGTAGCATCACCTCACCCTCAGCGGCAATCGCCGACGGGGCGAGCGGCGGCGCGCCGTCGTGGTAGGCCGGGTGCGAGACGCGCCCGACGTGCCAGAGCTGGAGAAAGATGCGCCCGCCGGTCGCGTGGACGAGGTCGGTGACCGCCCGCCACGCCTCGACCTGCGCGTCGGAGTGGATGCCGGGTGTGAGCGGGTAGCCCTGCCCGCGCGGCGCGACCTGCGTCGCCTCGGTGACGATCAGCCCGGCACTCGCGCGCTGCGCGTAGTAGGTCGGGGCGAGACGGTTGGGAACGGTGCCGGCGTGGCGGCTCCGCGTCATCGGGGCGTAGACGAGCCGGTTGGGGAGGTGGAGCGGACCGAGGGTGTGGGCGGAGAGGAGCGACATGGAGAGGGAGGAGAGGTGGAGAGAGGTGAGACGGGGTAACGCGCTCTGCGGCGACGGGTTCAGGCGGTCTCCGGGACGAAGCCGTGCAGCCGGTCGAGGAGCGCGTTGAGCCGCTCGGCGTCGGCGTCCGAAAGGGCACCGGTCACCGCGTCGAGGCCGGCGAGGCCGGCGTCGATCTCGTCGAGCAGTGCGAGACCCGCCTCGGTGATGCGGACGTCGACGCGGCGGCGGTCCTCGGTGCACGGCTGCTTGCTGACGAGCCCGCGCGCAACGAGCCGGTCAACGAGCCGCGAGGTGTCGCTCGCCCGGTCGATCATCCGCTTGCGGAGGCACGAGGTGCTGAGCGTCCCTGCTCCCGTACGGTGCTGGCCGCGCAGGATGCGGAGGATGTTGAACTGCGGCTGCGTCAGGTCGTGCGGCTCCAGAAACGCGCGGATGCGGTCCTGGAGCCACGTCGCCGTGTAGAGCAAGTTCACGCGCAGCCGGTGGTGCGGGCTGGCAAACGTGCCGGCGAGCGGGTGCGTATCGGTGTCAGCCATGAGCGGTGTGGGAGCGCGGGGAGGACCAGAGCCCTCCTCGCGCTCCGCGCGTGTCAGGTCAGGCGAGGACGGCAGCCGGGAGCGGCTTCGCCTCCGGGAAGTCGACCGGGATGTCGGTCGCGTTG encodes:
- a CDS encoding MarR family transcriptional regulator, which codes for MADTDTHPLAGTFASPHHRLRVNLLYTATWLQDRIRAFLEPHDLTQPQFNILRILRGQHRTGAGTLSTSCLRKRMIDRASDTSRLVDRLVARGLVSKQPCTEDRRRVDVRITEAGLALLDEIDAGLAGLDAVTGALSDADAERLNALLDRLHGFVPETA